The following are from one region of the Aspergillus chevalieri M1 DNA, chromosome 1, nearly complete sequence genome:
- a CDS encoding uncharacterized protein (COG:Q;~EggNog:ENOG410PK0J;~InterPro:IPR006680,IPR032466;~MEROPS:MER0005900;~go_function: GO:0016787 - hydrolase activity [Evidence IEA]): MLLHGFTIVRDTGGADTALREAIAEGLIPGPRLFIAGKALSQTGGHGDFRGSYPESEHKRCGGHSPSLARVCVGVPECLNAVRDELHQGADFIKIMCGGGVATPTAGLDMLQFTAEEIRATTTTAAYSKTCHSGCLHC, translated from the coding sequence ATGCTTCTGCACGGCTTCACCATCGTACGCGATACTGGAGGCGCTGATACCGCTCTCCGTGAAGCTATCGCGGAGGGACTCATCCCGGGCCCTCGCCTCTTCATCGCGGGAAAGGCTCTCTCACAGACCGGTGGACATGGTGATTTCCGTGGAAGTTACCCGGAAAGTGAGCACAAACGCTGCGGAGGACATTCTCCATCCTTAGCTCGAGTGTGTGTTGGGGTTCCCGAATGTTTGAATGCCGTTCGCGATGAACTGCACCAGGGAGCAGATTTCATCAAGATCATGTGTGGCGGGGGTGTTGCTACACCGACAGCTGGCCTTGATATGTTACAGTTCACGGCGGAGGAGATTCGAGCTACCACCACGACAGCGGCGTATTCCAAGACATGTCACAGCGGATGTCTACACTGTTGA
- a CDS encoding uncharacterized protein (COG:Q;~EggNog:ENOG410PK0J;~InterPro:IPR011059,IPR006680,IPR032466;~go_function: GO:0016787 - hydrolase activity [Evidence IEA];~go_function: GO:0016810 - hydrolase activity, acting on carbon-nitrogen (but not peptide) bonds [Evidence IEA]), which translates to MIQPASSHFLDEFSQRKNQVILKGSLGALEILSDAGVTMCYGSDLLAGFRIMQNGEFPIRAQVLSAGEVLKSATVNAAKYIGMEGKLGCVKTVSIADLLVLNANPLDCHLGSHS; encoded by the coding sequence ATGATACAGCCTGCTTCTTCCCATTTCCTCGACGAGTTCAGCCAAAGAAAGAACCAGGTGATTCTCAAAGGTAGTCTTGGTGCGTTGGAAATCCTCAGTGACGCTGGTGTGACTATGTGTTATGGGTCAGATCTGCTAGCTGGCTTTCGTATCATGCAGAACGGGGAGTTCCCCATCCGGGCACAGGTGCTGAGCGCCGGAGAAGTTTTGAAGTCGGCCACTGTCAACGCAGCCAAGTACATCGGAATGGAGGGCAAATTGGGTTGCGTCAAGACGGTGAGCATCGCAGACTTGCTTGTTCTGAATGCTAATCCGCTTGATTGCCATCTTGGATCGCATTCATGA